A DNA window from Pogona vitticeps strain Pit_001003342236 chromosome 2, PviZW2.1, whole genome shotgun sequence contains the following coding sequences:
- the LOC110082678 gene encoding RING finger protein 11: MGGCLSSQAADDLSLLNDSTGDGASLGPGDPPPPPIPAPPPPYQEHAPIPVYHPTPSQARLATQLTEEEQIRIAQRIGLIQHLPKGIFDPGSEPSEKKIKECVICMLDFVYGDPIRFLPCLHIYHVHCIDDWLMRSFTCPSCMEPVDAALLSSYENN, translated from the exons ATGGGGGGCTGCCTGTCCTCGCAGGCGGCTGATGACCTCTCGCTGCTTAACGACTCTACGGGCGATGGGGCGAGCCTCGGGCCTGGGGATCCACCTCCACCACCCATCCCTGCCCCGCCGCCTCCTTACCAG GAACATGCACCGATTCCAGTGTACCATCCAACACCCAGCCAAGCACGACTTGCTACTCAACTAACAGAAGAAGAACAGATTCGTATAGCTCAGCGGATTGGGCTAATTCAACATCTTCCCAAAGGAATCTTTGATCCAGGCTCGgagccatcagaaaaaaaaatcaaaga GTGTGTGATCTGCATGCTGGATTTTGTCTACGGTGACCCCATCCGGTTCTTGCCCTGTCTACACATCTACCACGTACACTGCATTGATGACTGGCTGATGCGATCTTTCACTTGCCCCTCTTGCATGGAGCCAGTGGATGCTGCCCTGCTATCCTCTTATGAGAATAACTGA